tgCATACAGGACGATGAAAAGCAATTGGTATCAAACTATTCAAGACAACACAATGCCATAATGATGAATGTCAAACCTTCATAACTTCCTCTGATAAAAAAGTGCTTATATCTTTTTTAGAAGTCAATTTGTCTGAGGGTAAACCAACTACCCAAGTTTCAACAGCCTACAGAATGTATGCAAGCAAAGCAACTGATGGAAACCTTAACCAACTTTTAACTCAGGACTGTTCACATACCGGTTCGTCGCTTCCTGTATGGCTTCGCGTTGATCTACAAAAGTTATTCGCCATAACAagagtcaaaatatacaatttAATAAAGTTTTCATATCGACTGAAAAATGCAACCATCGAAGTGGCGGCTTCTAAAGATATGTCAAAAAACAACCGATTTTGCGCTAAAGTGCCGGAAATATTTTCCCAAGATCAAATTCAAAATTTCGATTGCCAACCATACACAAGCGGGCGGTATGTGCGGCTGATTAAGTCAGGTGGATATCTGCATGTTTGTGAGCTTCAGGTGTTCGGCTATGAAATGATGTTTTACGCATCAAATGACAACTAACCGTACCCACTGCAACTTTTTTATCGATATTTAACGGAGACATTGTTTTAACGTATTTAACGATTTTGGATATTTATATTGGAAAGACAGAATCGTACAgcgtttatttatgttttttaaatcttgGTATTAAAATGCTTGTCCAAAATgttattactttaaaattttaagcattAAATTTCCAATCGTTGCAGGgccaagaaaaagaagaagaaaaaatcctTATATTTATCTAGGATTTTTTAATATCAAATACCTTGTCTTTGGAAGATACACAATTTCCACCAGACGTCCCATTTGATGTCTTGAAAGAAACTGATTTATAGACAAAATGACACACACACGCACAGCTATACcatgtttttttgtaacttagtaacatcgctAATAGAACCTAAAAATTGTTCCGTCTAAAATATTGAGGTCGAAATATTTAGGTTTATTCTACTGTTTTAAACTATATTATCACGGAGGCGGCAACGTAATATGTGGAAGTCCAATTTAACAAATTTCTTTTATCTAATTCATCTTATCACTGGCACCTAGCTAGCAACATATATGACAGAAACTTACTAAGCTATGTTCGTGACTTTGTAACTCTAGCTTTTAAAGCGAGAAACAGTTAAAATGGTGAAAAGGGAGTTAAAAGgacattaaaaagaaaagttccAGATTGCCGATTGCcgttattgttgttgtcgtgGCATAATTGGCATTCAAATGTCATCTACCCGTCAGCTTCGCTGGTCTTCCCATTTTATCTAAAGGTAAAGTAGCTAGCTGCATTTGCACAGCTACTATTACTTATTGTAATAGCCTTGGATGTTCTTGTAAGAAAAACGACGAACGTAAAGAATAATTGGGCATTGTCTCTTGAAATGAAGTTAAAGAAGAGAAATCAGAGAATCTTATTATAGCTAACTTTTTACGTATTGGAGTCATAGCTATCGTGTGATTTTAATCATGTTAAAAAGTAACAACAAAATTAGTATTAAATAATTGCAGAATATTACCACAATATATTGCTTTAATATtgaaatactagtcgttagcctgtggaaaaatccacgggttctccCGTCCttcttataccgcattgcgtgtgttacgctacttgcgcagctaagctaccattttgcgtgacgggcAGATGTATACGGGTATCATAAtataaatgcaatattttttttcaatgcaAACTGAgtttgaattaaaaatgttgcagaggaatttcttttctttcaaaTCACACATTTTTAGAAGCTTCACATTACAGCAATGTATTGCTGATTCTTTTCCGATTTACCTTAAcgattttaattttagaaaCACTACTTTATTTatactacaaaaaaaataaagatattagTCTTTCGCTAGCATGGCGctaaaaatgaatttttcaatatttacgtGTGGTCGTTTTGTATTTATTACAAGAATCCAGTTAAACAGTTCCAAACAAATTGTCAATGCGCATAGCTAGACATAAATAAAGTGAGCTAGTTATATGTTATGTCTCGGCAAGGTATGTGCATATTAGTGTCAAGTCAGGGTGTGTGTTGTAGGTTATCAAATcagatgtattttttattattataatatttgtttcattttttagacaaaagtaaagaaaatattaaaataaatttcttcgtttatttaaaacaaaggtTGAAGtcagtaaaataaattttacctATTTTTACCATTAGCCATTACAAGTTGGAAAGTTT
This DNA window, taken from Hydractinia symbiolongicarpus strain clone_291-10 chromosome 15, HSymV2.1, whole genome shotgun sequence, encodes the following:
- the LOC130629127 gene encoding uncharacterized protein LOC130629127, coding for MGFHLQCNKQIHIKIMMEILFRFTIAILILRAVVSNYYAASKDLNDLVIVAKKDHVLSTEAMFFCTKLNALVLVQKRTKNWVDCVCIKKKKDSGLNAFHKQNVAMYMPLEVNLSEGKPTTQVSTAYRMYASKATDGNLNQLLTQDCSHTGSSLPVWLRVDLQKLFAITRVKIYNLIKFSYRLKNATIEVAASKDMSKNNRFCAKVPEIFSQDQIQNFDCQPYTSGRYVRLIKSGGYLHVCELQVFGYEMMFYASNDN